One Marinobacter panjinensis DNA window includes the following coding sequences:
- a CDS encoding PilZ domain-containing protein — MPAKTPEKRRFHRISFDADCELHCQDEVWPTEVLDISLKGVLVKRPEGWNVPLKQPCEVIIHLDDNETAIVMAVELRHVEEHRLGFKCQYIDLESATHLKRLVELNLGDQALLEREFAHLIE; from the coding sequence TTGCCAGCCAAAACCCCCGAAAAACGTCGTTTCCACAGAATCTCCTTCGATGCTGATTGTGAGCTGCATTGCCAGGATGAAGTGTGGCCAACCGAGGTGTTGGATATTTCGCTGAAGGGCGTTCTGGTTAAACGGCCTGAGGGTTGGAACGTACCGCTGAAACAGCCGTGCGAGGTGATTATCCACCTGGACGATAACGAAACCGCGATCGTGATGGCGGTGGAGTTACGGCATGTTGAAGAGCATAGGCTGGGGTTCAAGTGTCAGTATATTGATCTTGAGAGTGCGACTCATCTGAAGAGGTTGGTGGAGTTGAATCTGGGGGATCAGGCGTTGTTGGAGAGGGAGTTTGCGCATTTGATTGAGTAA
- the hemE gene encoding uroporphyrinogen decarboxylase, which produces MTELKNDRFLRALMRQPVDRTPVWMMRQAGRYLPEYRATRAKAGDFLSLCKNTPLACEVTLQPLERFPLDAAILFSDILTIPDALGLGLYFETGEGPKFRNTIRSAADVAALPKINAEVDLDYVMNAVSTIRGALNGSVPLIGFSGSPWTLATYMIEGSSSKDFREAKKLMYGQPEVMHQLLDHLADSVIDYLNGQIRAGAQAVQIFDTWGGVLSSWAYQEFSLDYMKKIVAGLIRENDGRHVPVILFTKNGGQWLESIADSGADAVGLDWTTDIGNARARIGDKVALQGNMDPAMLYAPPERIRQEVADILSRYGSGPGHIFNLGHGITPDVDPEHAGAFIRAVTELSPPYHNQD; this is translated from the coding sequence ATGACCGAGCTGAAAAATGACCGTTTCCTGCGCGCGCTGATGCGTCAGCCCGTTGATCGCACACCGGTGTGGATGATGCGTCAGGCCGGCCGATACCTGCCGGAATACCGTGCAACCCGTGCCAAAGCCGGTGATTTTCTCAGTCTCTGCAAGAACACCCCGCTGGCCTGCGAAGTTACGCTGCAGCCACTGGAGCGCTTCCCGCTGGATGCGGCGATTCTGTTTTCAGACATCCTTACCATCCCGGATGCCTTGGGGCTGGGCCTGTATTTCGAAACCGGGGAAGGCCCGAAATTCCGCAATACTATCCGGTCCGCTGCGGATGTGGCTGCGCTGCCGAAGATCAATGCCGAAGTGGATCTGGACTATGTGATGAATGCGGTGTCCACCATCCGTGGCGCGCTCAATGGCAGCGTTCCGCTGATCGGCTTCTCCGGTAGCCCCTGGACCCTGGCGACCTACATGATTGAGGGCAGCTCCTCCAAGGACTTTCGCGAAGCCAAGAAACTGATGTACGGACAGCCCGAGGTCATGCACCAACTGCTGGATCATCTGGCGGACTCGGTCATTGATTATCTCAACGGCCAGATCCGTGCCGGCGCCCAGGCGGTTCAGATATTTGATACCTGGGGCGGCGTGCTGAGCAGCTGGGCCTATCAGGAATTTTCCCTCGATTACATGAAGAAAATCGTCGCTGGCCTGATTCGCGAGAACGACGGCCGCCACGTTCCGGTAATCCTGTTCACCAAGAACGGCGGTCAGTGGCTGGAGTCCATTGCGGATTCCGGTGCAGACGCCGTAGGGCTGGACTGGACAACAGACATTGGCAACGCACGTGCCCGTATTGGCGATAAGGTTGCCTTGCAGGGCAATATGGACCCGGCCATGCTGTACGCGCCGCCAGAGCGCATTCGCCAGGAAGTGGCGGATATCCTGTCCCGTTACGGTTCCGGTCCGGGTCACATTTTCAACCTTGGTCATGGGATCACCCCGGATGTAGATCCGGAGCATGCCGGGGCGTTTATTCGCGCTGTGACTGAGCTTAGTCCCCCATATCACAATCAAGATTGA
- a CDS encoding FAD-dependent oxidoreductase translates to MKERLSNDFQFVEVGRVDPKKVPAKKRKKEFGEIYHPFTQDQAASQSHRCLECGNPYCEWKCPVHNYIPNWLKLVSEGNIMKAVELCHQTNSLPEVCGRVCPQDRLCEGACTLNDGYGAVTIGSVEKYITDTAFALGWKPDMSAVKWTDRKVAVIGAGPAGLGCADVLVRNGVKPVVFDIYPEIGGLLTFGIPEFKLEKSVMSRRRKIFEEMGVEFRLSTEVGKDVAMADILEEYDAVFMGMGTYTYMKGGFPGEDLPGVHDALPFLVSNVNRRLGFEKDADDFIDMKGKRVVVLGGGDTAMDCNRTSIRQQAASVTCAYRRDEQNMPGSRREVSNAKEEGVKFMFNRQPIAIIGEDRVEGVKVVQTRLGEPDENGRRRPEVVAGSEEVIPADAVLVAFGFRPSPADWFDEQKVDTDDSGRVSAPEETEFAFQTSNSKIFAGGDMVRGSDLVVTAIWEGRQAAEGIMDYLDI, encoded by the coding sequence ATGAAAGAACGACTGAGTAACGACTTCCAGTTTGTCGAGGTAGGGCGTGTTGACCCTAAAAAGGTACCGGCAAAGAAGCGCAAGAAAGAGTTTGGTGAGATCTACCACCCATTCACCCAGGATCAAGCTGCCTCGCAGTCGCATCGCTGCCTGGAATGCGGCAACCCGTACTGTGAGTGGAAGTGCCCGGTCCACAACTATATTCCCAACTGGCTGAAGCTGGTGTCCGAAGGCAATATCATGAAGGCCGTGGAGTTGTGTCATCAGACCAACTCATTGCCGGAAGTCTGCGGGCGTGTATGCCCCCAGGATCGACTGTGTGAGGGCGCTTGTACCCTCAACGATGGCTATGGTGCAGTAACGATCGGGTCTGTGGAAAAATACATTACCGACACCGCTTTCGCTTTAGGCTGGAAGCCTGACATGTCTGCCGTGAAGTGGACAGACAGGAAGGTTGCGGTAATTGGTGCCGGCCCGGCCGGGCTCGGCTGTGCCGACGTGCTTGTCCGCAACGGCGTCAAGCCGGTGGTTTTCGACATCTATCCGGAAATCGGCGGCCTGCTGACCTTTGGTATCCCTGAATTCAAGCTGGAAAAGTCGGTGATGAGCCGTCGCCGTAAGATATTCGAGGAAATGGGTGTGGAATTCCGCCTGTCCACGGAAGTGGGAAAGGATGTGGCGATGGCGGACATTCTGGAGGAATACGATGCCGTGTTTATGGGCATGGGCACCTACACTTACATGAAAGGTGGTTTTCCGGGTGAGGACCTGCCAGGCGTTCATGATGCCTTGCCGTTCCTGGTATCCAACGTAAACCGCCGCCTCGGATTCGAAAAAGACGCCGACGATTTCATCGACATGAAAGGCAAGCGTGTGGTGGTGCTCGGCGGTGGTGATACCGCCATGGACTGCAACCGCACGTCGATTCGCCAGCAAGCGGCGAGCGTTACCTGCGCTTACCGCCGGGACGAGCAGAACATGCCCGGGTCCCGCCGCGAAGTGTCGAACGCCAAGGAGGAAGGCGTCAAATTCATGTTCAACCGTCAACCTATCGCCATTATTGGCGAAGATCGGGTCGAGGGTGTGAAAGTGGTTCAGACCCGTCTTGGCGAGCCCGACGAGAACGGTCGTCGCCGTCCGGAAGTTGTTGCCGGCAGTGAGGAAGTTATTCCCGCAGATGCCGTGCTGGTGGCCTTCGGCTTCCGCCCGAGCCCTGCTGATTGGTTTGATGAACAAAAGGTGGATACCGATGACTCCGGTCGGGTCAGCGCGCCGGAGGAGACGGAATTCGCTTTCCAGACCAGCAATTCAAAGATTTTTGCAGGCGGCGACATGGTCCGCGGCTCGGATCTGGTCGTAACCGCTATCTGGGAAGGCCGCCAGGCGGCAGAAGGTATCATGGACTATCTGGATATCTGA
- the gltB gene encoding glutamate synthase large subunit, translating to MMTGLYHPDEFRDNCGFGLIAHMKGEASHKLLQTAIESLTCMTHRGGIAADGKTGDGCGLLIQSPDAFLRKAAKAEFGKEPEGQFAVGQVFLSPDEGKAAAGRAAVEKRLTEQGLDIMGWRKVPTDDSCLGPMALDCMPWIEQVFVEPANQTEQEFAIALFVGRRHAERDMVEDSEFYICSLSHRTLAYKGLMMPADLANFYKDLGDPDLQTAICVFHQRFSTNTMPRWPLAQPFRYLAHNGEINTVDGNRNWAIARAAKFSAPQLPDLQTLQPLVNLTGSDSSSMDNMLEVLLAGGVDLFRAVRMMIPPAWQNVDTMDSELRAFYEYNSMHMEPWDGPAGLVLSDGRYAVCMLDRNGLRPARWVITKDDFITLASEIGTYGYKPEDVVAKGRVGPGQMLAIDTESGELLHTKDVDSRLKSAQPYKRWLRENSLRVETTLNQDTPDFKLMQSDDLHIHQKMFMVSYEERDQVLRPLAENGQEAVGSMGDDTPMAVLSSRVRHVADYFRQKFAQVTNPAIDPLRESIVMSLETCIGAERNVFEETAEHANRIILTTPVLSPAKFLKIANNDRPGFEVARISMSYSPEMGLEQAVRKVCDEAEHAVRNGKVILILTDKDLKEGELPVNAMMATGAVHHHLVKKGLRCDSNILVETGWARDPHHFAVLFGFGATAVYPYLAYQVLNDLIRTGELMMDPIDAKNNYRKGINKGLLKILSKMGISTITSYRGAQLFEAIGLADDVVDLCFKGVPSRIQGAGFFDFQQDQEQLAAVAWKHRKPISQGGLLKYVHGQEYHAFNPDVIAKLQEAVTSGDYGNYMEYAGLVNERPVSTLRDLLGFRKDIKAIDLSEVEPVENIFPRFDSAAMSLGALSPEAHEALAVAMNTLGGRSNSGEGGEDPARYGTEKRSKIKQVASGRFGVTAEYLRSADVMQIKVAQGAKPGEGGQLPGGKVNDLIARLRYSVPGVTLISPPPHHDIYSIEDLAQLIFDLKQVNPNALVSVKLVSEPGVGTIAAGVAKAYADLITVSGYDGGTAASPLTSIRYAGSPWELGLSETQQALRANDLRGKIRLQTDGGIKTGLDVVKGAILGAESFGFGTTPMVALGCKYLRICHLNNCATGVATQNEHLREEHFKGTVEMAMNFFRFVAEETREWLAKLGVRSLEELVGRVDLLERLPGDTPRQKKLDLTRLLSNDHIPADKPNTCQVERNYPFDEGKLAEQMVKDTADAIAAKAGGTWSYRVTNCDRSIGARLSGEIAQAHGNQGMVSAPVTLELTGTAGQSFGVWNVGGLNLLLEGDANDYVGKGMTGGKLVVRPPSGSAFKSQETSIVGNTCLYGATGGKLFAAGTAGERFGVRNSGAHAVVEGTGDHCCEYMTGGLITVLGSTGHNFGAGMTGGFAYVLDLNNTFVDKYNHELVEIQRISSEDMESYRNHLRGVVREHISETASEWAEHILDNFDDYIGRFWLVKPKAANLRSLLASTRARPE from the coding sequence ATGATGACAGGTTTGTATCATCCCGACGAATTCAGGGACAACTGCGGCTTCGGCCTGATCGCCCACATGAAGGGCGAGGCCAGCCACAAGTTGTTGCAAACTGCCATCGAGTCGCTGACCTGCATGACCCACCGCGGTGGTATCGCTGCAGACGGAAAGACCGGCGATGGTTGTGGCCTCCTGATCCAGAGTCCCGATGCTTTTTTGCGCAAGGCTGCGAAGGCAGAGTTCGGCAAAGAGCCTGAAGGTCAGTTTGCTGTGGGTCAGGTGTTCCTTAGCCCGGACGAGGGGAAGGCGGCGGCAGGACGTGCAGCTGTTGAGAAGCGCCTGACAGAGCAGGGTCTGGACATCATGGGCTGGCGTAAGGTGCCTACTGACGACAGCTGTCTCGGCCCCATGGCCCTGGACTGCATGCCCTGGATCGAACAGGTGTTCGTGGAGCCTGCCAATCAGACAGAGCAGGAATTTGCCATTGCGCTGTTTGTGGGCCGCCGCCACGCCGAGCGGGATATGGTCGAAGACTCCGAGTTCTATATCTGCAGCCTGTCCCATCGCACCCTGGCCTATAAGGGTCTGATGATGCCGGCGGACCTGGCGAACTTCTACAAGGACCTGGGTGATCCGGACCTGCAGACCGCCATCTGTGTCTTCCACCAGCGCTTCTCCACCAATACCATGCCGCGCTGGCCGCTGGCGCAGCCGTTCCGTTATCTTGCCCACAATGGCGAGATCAACACCGTTGACGGTAACCGTAACTGGGCCATAGCCCGCGCTGCCAAATTCAGCGCACCGCAGCTTCCCGACCTGCAGACCCTGCAGCCACTGGTGAATCTGACCGGTTCCGACTCTTCCAGCATGGACAACATGCTGGAAGTGCTGCTGGCTGGCGGTGTTGACCTGTTCCGCGCCGTGCGGATGATGATTCCGCCGGCCTGGCAGAATGTGGACACTATGGATTCCGAGTTGCGTGCATTCTACGAATACAACTCCATGCACATGGAACCCTGGGATGGCCCAGCTGGCCTGGTGCTTTCAGATGGCCGCTATGCCGTCTGTATGCTTGACCGCAATGGCCTGCGCCCGGCTCGCTGGGTAATCACGAAGGACGACTTCATCACCCTGGCATCCGAGATCGGCACCTACGGGTACAAGCCCGAGGACGTGGTCGCGAAGGGCCGTGTGGGGCCTGGCCAGATGCTGGCCATCGATACCGAATCCGGTGAGCTTCTGCATACCAAGGACGTGGATAGTCGCCTGAAGTCGGCCCAGCCCTACAAGCGCTGGTTGAGGGAAAACTCCCTGCGGGTTGAAACCACGCTGAACCAGGACACCCCTGATTTCAAGCTGATGCAGTCAGACGACCTCCACATACACCAGAAGATGTTCATGGTGTCCTACGAGGAGCGGGATCAGGTGCTGCGCCCGCTGGCTGAGAATGGCCAGGAGGCGGTGGGCTCTATGGGTGATGACACCCCCATGGCCGTACTCTCGAGCCGTGTTCGGCATGTGGCGGACTACTTCCGGCAGAAGTTTGCTCAGGTCACCAATCCGGCTATCGATCCGCTGCGGGAATCCATTGTGATGTCTCTGGAGACCTGCATTGGCGCTGAACGCAACGTATTTGAGGAAACCGCAGAGCACGCTAACCGTATTATCCTGACAACACCTGTGCTGTCGCCGGCCAAGTTCCTGAAGATCGCCAATAATGATCGGCCCGGTTTTGAAGTTGCCCGCATCAGCATGAGCTACAGCCCGGAAATGGGTCTTGAGCAGGCTGTCCGGAAAGTATGCGATGAAGCCGAGCACGCGGTACGCAATGGCAAGGTGATCCTGATCCTCACCGACAAGGATCTGAAAGAAGGAGAGCTGCCGGTCAATGCCATGATGGCAACCGGTGCAGTGCATCATCACCTGGTCAAGAAAGGCTTGCGTTGTGACTCCAACATCCTGGTAGAAACTGGCTGGGCCCGCGATCCACACCACTTTGCCGTGCTGTTCGGTTTTGGTGCCACCGCTGTGTACCCTTATCTGGCCTACCAGGTACTCAACGACCTGATTCGTACCGGCGAATTGATGATGGACCCCATTGATGCGAAGAACAATTATCGCAAGGGCATCAACAAAGGCCTGCTGAAGATCCTGTCGAAGATGGGTATATCTACCATCACCTCCTACCGCGGAGCCCAATTGTTCGAGGCGATCGGTCTGGCAGATGATGTCGTGGATCTGTGTTTCAAAGGCGTTCCCAGCCGTATCCAGGGTGCCGGATTCTTTGATTTCCAGCAGGATCAGGAGCAACTGGCGGCCGTTGCCTGGAAGCATCGCAAACCGATTTCCCAGGGTGGCCTGTTGAAGTATGTCCACGGCCAGGAATACCACGCCTTTAATCCGGATGTGATCGCCAAACTGCAGGAGGCCGTCACCAGCGGGGATTATGGGAACTATATGGAATACGCCGGGCTGGTTAACGAGCGCCCCGTCTCCACGCTGCGGGATCTGCTGGGCTTCCGGAAGGACATCAAGGCGATCGACCTGTCGGAAGTGGAGCCGGTGGAAAATATCTTCCCGCGCTTTGATTCTGCGGCCATGTCGCTGGGTGCATTGTCTCCGGAGGCCCATGAAGCCCTTGCAGTAGCTATGAATACCCTGGGTGGTCGGTCAAACTCTGGCGAGGGAGGGGAAGATCCGGCCCGCTATGGCACCGAGAAGCGCTCCAAGATCAAGCAGGTGGCGTCCGGTCGCTTCGGTGTGACGGCAGAATACCTGCGTAGCGCGGATGTCATGCAGATCAAGGTGGCCCAGGGAGCCAAGCCCGGTGAGGGCGGTCAGCTTCCTGGTGGCAAGGTCAACGACCTGATTGCCCGGCTGCGCTATTCGGTGCCCGGTGTGACGCTGATTTCGCCGCCACCGCACCACGATATCTACTCCATCGAGGATCTTGCACAGCTGATTTTCGATCTCAAGCAGGTCAACCCGAACGCCCTGGTGTCCGTGAAACTGGTTTCCGAGCCCGGAGTCGGTACCATCGCCGCCGGTGTGGCCAAGGCCTACGCCGACCTGATTACCGTTTCCGGTTATGACGGTGGCACCGCGGCCAGCCCGCTGACCTCCATCCGTTACGCTGGTTCCCCCTGGGAACTGGGCCTGAGCGAAACCCAGCAGGCGCTGCGGGCCAACGACCTGCGAGGCAAGATCCGCCTGCAAACCGATGGTGGCATCAAAACCGGCCTGGATGTGGTCAAGGGCGCCATTCTGGGCGCCGAAAGTTTTGGCTTCGGTACCACGCCGATGGTGGCTCTGGGCTGCAAATATTTGCGGATCTGTCACCTGAACAACTGTGCCACCGGTGTTGCCACCCAGAACGAGCACCTGCGGGAGGAGCACTTCAAGGGCACCGTGGAAATGGCGATGAATTTCTTCCGCTTTGTGGCGGAAGAAACCCGTGAATGGTTGGCGAAGCTGGGTGTGCGCAGCCTGGAGGAACTGGTGGGCCGTGTTGACCTGCTTGAGCGCCTTCCGGGAGATACCCCGCGCCAGAAGAAGCTAGACCTGACGCGCCTGCTATCCAACGACCATATTCCGGCGGACAAGCCCAACACCTGTCAGGTGGAGCGTAACTATCCGTTTGACGAGGGTAAGCTGGCTGAGCAAATGGTGAAAGATACAGCCGATGCGATAGCCGCCAAAGCCGGTGGTACCTGGTCTTACAGGGTCACCAACTGCGACCGCTCCATTGGTGCCCGCCTTTCGGGTGAGATTGCCCAGGCACACGGAAACCAGGGCATGGTCTCTGCTCCTGTCACTCTCGAACTGACTGGCACCGCTGGCCAGAGCTTCGGGGTCTGGAACGTGGGTGGTCTTAATCTGCTTCTCGAAGGAGATGCCAACGATTATGTAGGAAAAGGCATGACCGGCGGAAAGCTGGTGGTCCGGCCACCATCCGGCAGTGCCTTCAAATCCCAGGAAACCTCGATTGTAGGCAACACCTGCCTGTATGGTGCCACGGGCGGAAAGCTGTTTGCAGCCGGTACCGCCGGTGAGCGCTTCGGTGTGCGCAACTCCGGTGCCCATGCCGTTGTGGAAGGCACCGGTGATCACTGCTGTGAGTACATGACCGGTGGTCTGATAACCGTCCTGGGTAGCACCGGCCACAACTTCGGTGCTGGTATGACCGGTGGTTTTGCCTACGTGCTGGACCTGAACAATACGTTTGTGGACAAGTACAACCACGAACTGGTGGAAATCCAGAGGATCTCCAGCGAAGATATGGAATCCTACCGGAACCACCTGCGTGGCGTTGTCCGGGAGCATATTTCCGAAACCGCCAGTGAATGGGCAGAGCATATTCTTGACAATTTCGACGACTATATTGGCCGCTTCTGGTTGGTCAAACCCAAGGCTGCAAACCTTCGTAGCCTGTTGGCCAGCACCCGGGCACGCCCCGAGTAA
- a CDS encoding AAA family ATPase: protein METPFFPDASRHHALETLRHLCGFGDLALLLTGDPGAGKSRLLAELVRSESSRLDFHRLPAAALTSTQALARALLGVAHKGLKPGEGARDSVYGFFRWSESRARKGQRMVLLIDDADRAPAEVVRLLLAAFLGADRSAAAVPVFSGSGQLIDTLRLSGDGDGVHQIHLRPLTREEISSYLEPRVHRAGGDAKALLTPARLSQIHSLSQGSFSRLKRVTPAVWLDMTSSGSGNRPRRSFSVPLNLRWPALALVLLAGSWWLVSQQYDDSVAREQVVTEPETVRRSITIGPENPEPEPVEPVVESLKASSELSVEDPPVQPVPEPVPEPEPEPEPEPEPEPEPEPEPEFSPASPSHFMALGDVRARQGWTLQLIAGNREQTVLGLIDQYSSLSGILYTHTERQGQDWFVGFYGDFASREEARDAVEGLPQALRDQTPWIRRMRNF, encoded by the coding sequence ATGGAAACTCCTTTCTTTCCCGACGCATCCCGCCATCATGCCCTGGAAACACTCCGCCACCTGTGTGGATTTGGCGACCTTGCACTTTTGCTGACGGGCGACCCGGGTGCGGGTAAAAGCCGGTTATTGGCGGAATTGGTCCGGAGTGAGTCCTCCCGCCTCGATTTCCATCGTCTTCCCGCAGCCGCATTGACCAGCACCCAGGCGCTTGCCCGTGCTTTGCTTGGTGTGGCACACAAAGGGCTGAAGCCGGGTGAGGGCGCGCGGGATTCGGTATACGGATTCTTTCGCTGGTCCGAGAGCAGGGCGCGGAAAGGGCAGCGGATGGTTCTGTTGATTGATGATGCGGATCGCGCGCCTGCAGAGGTTGTCAGACTGTTGTTGGCGGCTTTCCTGGGTGCAGACCGCTCTGCCGCCGCCGTGCCGGTATTCAGTGGCAGCGGTCAGCTGATTGATACTTTACGGCTCTCGGGAGATGGTGATGGCGTGCACCAGATTCATCTTCGTCCCCTCACCAGGGAGGAGATTTCCTCGTATTTGGAGCCCAGAGTCCATCGCGCAGGTGGTGATGCAAAGGCATTGTTAACACCGGCCAGGCTCTCGCAAATCCACAGCCTGAGCCAGGGAAGCTTTTCCCGGCTGAAGCGCGTAACGCCGGCGGTGTGGCTGGATATGACGTCATCCGGAAGTGGGAATAGACCCAGGCGGTCATTCTCCGTGCCTCTCAATCTGCGCTGGCCAGCACTGGCGCTGGTGCTTCTGGCGGGTTCCTGGTGGCTGGTTTCGCAGCAGTATGATGACTCTGTGGCCCGGGAGCAGGTGGTGACCGAGCCGGAAACCGTGCGCAGAAGTATTACCATTGGCCCTGAGAATCCCGAGCCGGAACCTGTGGAGCCCGTCGTGGAGTCTTTAAAGGCTTCGTCCGAGTTGAGTGTGGAAGACCCTCCCGTGCAGCCTGTTCCAGAGCCTGTTCCAGAGCCAGAGCCAGAGCCAGAGCCAGAGCCAGAGCCAGAGCCAGAGCCAGAGCCAGAGCCAGAATTTTCACCGGCAAGTCCATCTCACTTCATGGCTCTTGGTGACGTGAGGGCCCGCCAGGGCTGGACGCTGCAGCTGATTGCCGGCAATCGCGAGCAAACTGTTCTTGGCCTGATTGATCAGTACAGCTCCCTTTCCGGTATTCTTTATACCCATACCGAAAGACAGGGACAGGACTGGTTTGTCGGCTTTTATGGAGATTTTGCATCCCGTGAAGAGGCCCGGGATGCAGTTGAGGGCCTTCCCCAGGCTCTTCGCGACCAGACTCCCTGGATCAGGCGCATGCGTAATTTCTGA
- the aroB gene encoding 3-dehydroquinate synthase gives MRDSVRELTVDLGERAYPIIIGQDLLGNYDLTPFVQGSQVMIVTNETVAPLYLESALACFPGKQVDTVVLPDGEKFKDWQTLNQIFDRLLEMRHSRKTTLVALGGGVVGDMTGFAAASYQRGVPFIQIPTTLLSQVDSSVGGKTGINHPLGKNMIGAFHQPEVVLIDTDSLRTLPPREVSAGLAEVIKYGLIRDTDFLGWLEQEIAALVNLDTAALVEAIYRSCACKADVVALDEREGGLRAILNLGHTFGHAIETFAGYGNWLHGEAVGTGMMMAADLSLRQGMISEQERARAIRLIERAKLPDLAPAGMTPDDFHRLMAVDKKNVDGSLRLVLLRALGDAVVTDEVDALELDATLRAFCVTADGVTT, from the coding sequence ATGCGTGATTCAGTCCGGGAGCTGACAGTAGATCTGGGAGAGAGAGCCTATCCGATCATAATCGGGCAGGATCTGCTGGGTAACTATGACCTGACCCCGTTTGTTCAGGGAAGCCAGGTCATGATCGTGACCAATGAAACGGTTGCCCCCCTGTATCTTGAGTCTGCGCTCGCCTGTTTCCCCGGAAAACAGGTGGACACGGTGGTATTGCCGGATGGTGAAAAATTCAAGGACTGGCAAACCCTGAATCAGATATTTGATCGTTTGCTGGAAATGCGTCATTCACGAAAGACCACTCTGGTTGCACTTGGCGGTGGCGTAGTGGGAGATATGACCGGGTTCGCTGCTGCATCGTACCAGCGAGGTGTGCCGTTTATCCAGATACCGACCACACTGCTCTCACAGGTTGATTCTTCTGTTGGTGGTAAAACGGGGATCAATCACCCGCTGGGCAAAAACATGATCGGAGCTTTCCATCAGCCTGAGGTGGTGCTGATTGATACTGACAGTCTCAGAACACTTCCGCCCCGAGAGGTCTCGGCTGGACTGGCAGAGGTGATCAAGTATGGATTGATCCGGGATACCGATTTTCTCGGATGGCTTGAGCAGGAAATTGCAGCCCTCGTTAATCTCGATACCGCCGCGCTGGTCGAGGCTATCTATCGTTCCTGTGCCTGCAAGGCGGACGTCGTGGCCCTTGATGAGAGAGAAGGCGGGTTGCGGGCAATCCTGAATCTCGGGCACACCTTTGGTCATGCCATTGAGACATTTGCCGGATACGGTAACTGGCTGCATGGCGAGGCTGTAGGGACGGGCATGATGATGGCAGCGGATCTCTCCCTTCGCCAGGGCATGATCAGTGAGCAAGAGCGTGCCAGGGCAATACGTCTTATTGAGCGGGCGAAACTTCCGGATCTGGCGCCAGCCGGTATGACACCGGATGACTTCCATCGCCTCATGGCTGTCGATAAGAAAAATGTCGATGGTTCGCTGCGACTGGTTCTACTGCGGGCGCTGGGTGATGCGGTGGTGACGGATGAGGTGGATGCACTGGAGCTGGATGCGACGCTCCGGGCTTTCTGCGTGACGGCTGATGGTGTAACCACCTGA
- the aroK gene encoding shikimate kinase AroK, with product MSLPKRVVLVGPMGAGKSTIGRMLAKELGYRFLDSDRIIEERCGANIPWIFDVEGEDGFRQRETAMLSELSGYSQTVLATGGGAVMREENHAHLKRDAVVVYLKTSIEQQVERTRRDRNRPLLQNDDPEAVLRSLFTIRDPIYTELADVVMFTDRKSPRLVVRQLVNRLNPRTPRHKRQIRKEGRNHA from the coding sequence ATGTCCTTGCCAAAACGAGTAGTCCTTGTAGGCCCGATGGGGGCTGGCAAAAGCACGATTGGTCGCATGCTGGCCAAAGAGCTGGGCTATCGTTTTCTGGATTCCGATCGCATCATTGAGGAACGCTGCGGGGCGAATATTCCCTGGATTTTTGACGTAGAAGGCGAGGACGGTTTTCGCCAGCGTGAAACCGCGATGCTGTCGGAGTTGTCGGGGTATTCACAAACGGTTCTGGCGACCGGCGGTGGAGCCGTAATGCGCGAGGAAAACCATGCTCATTTGAAGCGTGACGCGGTTGTCGTTTACCTGAAAACCTCTATAGAACAGCAGGTTGAAAGAACGCGGCGGGACAGAAACCGTCCTCTGCTGCAGAACGATGACCCCGAAGCTGTTCTGAGGAGCCTGTTCACTATCCGGGATCCGATATATACGGAACTCGCCGATGTTGTCATGTTTACGGATCGGAAAAGTCCAAGGCTGGTGGTACGGCAATTGGTGAATCGCCTCAATCCTCGTACGCCGAGGCATAAAAGACAGATACGCAAGGAAGGCAGAAATCATGCGTGA